The Thermincola ferriacetica region GCTTCCACCTTAAGCGTAATGCTTTGGGGAAGCCATAGTTTAGAACCCTTCGCGGAATTTTTCGGATACCCGAACGGTAATGTCGTAAACTTTGTTGGCCAGTTCTTCCGTCAAAATCCCCGTTCCGCAGCTAGGCGTAATCAGAGACTGCCTTAATAATATGTCTCTGTCTAAACCTTTTCCTTCCAATGCCTGCAGCCGTTCTCCCAGCAAAGAAGCAAGGGTTTCCGCCGATTCCTGGTACAGTTTCTCCGATGTGGGAACGATTCCCCAGGCGAGAATACCGCCACGGTCCATATACTGTTTCAGTTCACTGCTGTAACTGGCCAACGATACGAAGTATTCATAAGCATCAAAACTGATAATTTCCAGGTTGCTTTCCATTAAAATGGTCCAGTCCATACCGGCGCAACTATGTACCCCTACAGCCGCACCTGCCGAATGGATCTGTTCAAATATGGCATTAAGTTCATCTATTATTTCCTCCCGTTTTAGAGTTACATGGGTAGACATGCCGCAGGCATACAACCCCGGGTCGTCTACGAAAATTATTACCGGCAGCCCGAACTCAGCCAATTCCCTGGCCTGCAGCTTCCCCTGCATGGACAACACTTTTATTAGCACATCCCTGATTTGCGGGTCGTAATAGGCAGCCCGCCTGTTTTGGTCTGTCAAAGCAAACCCCACCGATAACAGGCCACTGATTTGCCCCTTCAGGCACCTGGCCGAGCCGGTACCTTTTTCCGTGAGATATTTGTGGAAATCATAATACCCCTTGGCTGAATCCGGCGGAAAAGCAAAATACTGCAGCGCCTTATCGTCTCCCTCGGCCGCTGCGAGGTATATGGCGTAAAACTCTCCCAGCCTGGCAGCCCAATCCTGGTCATCGGTATTAAAGTAATATTTTGCACCATGCACACTAATGAGCCCCACTTTGGTTAAAGGCCCGATAAACTGGTTTATAAAACCTTCCTGCTCCCCTGCCCTGGGCAACTGGGCCCAGTGCGGAATATCCGCAAACTTCTTCATTATAAATTCTGTAGCTTCTCTCGGATCGGTTAATGGTAAACTGCCGATACCGGTCGGCAGGCCTGAATAATCAAAACCTAAATTCATCTCCTGGCTCCTTTCATATCGTCTTTGGTATAAGTTTTCTTACATGCATTAATATTAATGTTAGCCTTTTTAGAAAGAAAAATCAAGTTACTCTTGATAAAAGGATTTTCCCTGTCTGCTGCGAATAATTTAACGATGGAATAAAAATATATATGGCGGTGATAAACGGTGAGGGAAATACTTAGGTTAATGCAGGCTCTGCAGTATGCCCTGGAAGGGTTGGTTTACCTGGTTAAGGAACAGAAAAACACCCGCCTTTTAATGGTTATAATGGCTTTAACCCTGATAATTTGCCCTTTGTTGGGTTTTTCGGGTTTCCAGACAGCAGTAGTCTTTCTAGCCGTCACCATAACAGCCGTTGCCGAAATAATTAATACTGCCATCGAAATCACCCTGGACCTTATCTGCAACGGCAAATTTCACCCCAGAGTAAAAATCGCCAAAGACACGGCCAGTTGCGCTGTCTTATTCTGTGTCTTCGCTTCTGTAGTTGTTTTCCTGATTATTCTTGCCCAAAACATATTCGCTTAAGCAGAGTAAACAATCTTCCCACCAACTATCGTCATCAGCGGGCGAAACTTTTTGTCAAATACAGTTATATCTGCATCGAAGCCAGGTAACAGGCTTCCTTTTTTGTTGGCCAATCCCAGCAGCCGGGCAGGATTCAGGGAAGCCATGCCCACCGCTTCCTCGACAGTTAAACGCACCTGCTCAACCAAATACTTTATTCCTTCAAGCATAGTAATGGCGCTGCCTGCCAAAGCCCCTGTCAGCAGCCTGGCTGTATTGTTTTCTACCACCACTTCCATGCTGCCCAACGGATAAGTTCCGTCCTTCATGCCTCCTGCGCTAATACAATCGGTAATGACCGTAATTAATTCCGGTCCCTTTAATTCATAAGCCAGGCGAAAAGCCAGCGGGTCCACATGGTGGATTTCCGGTATGATACTCAGGTGCAGGTTTTCCAATAACAGCCCTCCACCCACAGTCCCGGGTTTGCGGTGGTGAAATCCCGCCATAGCATTGTAAAAGTGGGTGATACCCCTAACCCCCCACTGCATTGACTGTTTTAACATCATGTGATCAGCTTCCGTATGACCTGCAAAAACAAGGACTCCACTGCTGGCGGCTTCCCGGACCACCCTTGCAGCTCCGGCCATTTCCGGAGCAAGAGTAATCAACCGTAAGCTACCGGCGGCCATCCGGTTTAAAGTTTGAAAATACTGCTCATCAGGCTCGGTAATAAACCTGTCGTCCAATGCCCCTTTCCAGGCCCGGTTTACAAAAGGTCCTTCCAGGTGTACGCCCAGGACACAGGCTCCATAGCCGTCCTGTTTTTTAATAAACCCGCCCAAACTTTTGACACATTCAGTCAGCTTCCCTCGCTCCAGGGGAACCAGGGTAGCCAATAAAGAAGTGGTTCCGCCGCTGGCGTGAAATTCCGCCACAGTGCGGAAGGATTCCTCTTTTCCGTCAGCAAAATCAGCTCCGCCCCCGCCATGTACATGCAAATCTATGAACCCGGGGCAGATGAACCCGTCAGCAAAGGCAATGACCTGACTCTTTGCAACGCCTGCCGGTGAGAACCCCGGTCCGCGGCCGGTAATTTTCCCTTCGGCAAAAGAAACAAACCCCTCTTGCACACCGTCCATAGGATCTACTATGTTACCGTATAATACAGTTGCCTGTTGAGCACTCGCTGTATTTGCCATGCTAACCTCCCAAAACGGGGATTTCCCTTCCCAAAACTATTTGTGTCTTTTGCACCACACACCTGAAGGCGTGCAACTCAACACCGCACTCGGCAGCCAATTGCAAGTTTTCGGCAAAAACGGGGTCTGTCTCGGCATTGGGGGCAAATGTTTCCGCATCAGGCCTTTGCACTACAAAAATTACCATACCTCTTAATCCCTGCCGTACCGCCTGAACTAATTCTTGCAGGTGTTTGGAGCCCCGTTCGGTAGGAGCATCGGGAAACATGGCCGTATTACCTTTAACCAGGGTAACAGACTTTGCTTCAATAAAGGTTTCTTCCCACCTGCCCCTGCCTGCATCAACAGAAACTTTAAAGTCAAAGCGGCTTTTCCCGAAGGTTACTTCTTTTTTTAGGTCCGTCAATTCTTGGCCCTGCCAAAAAGGCAGGTTGCCTTTTTTTAAAGCCTCCATAATGATTAAATTCGGGACCCTGGAATCAACCGATACCAAAGTCCCGTGAAAATCCACCAGCAGCAAATCATATTTAGTAGTCCTTTCCGCTTTAAGACTCTCCGCCAGGTATACCCGTCCCCCAGCCGTGAGCAGTTCCTGCATCCGGCCCGAATTAGGAACATATACCTTTTCCTTTTTTTCGTGCACCAGAACCAGGGCGCTGAACCTGCTGGTTCTCTGCAAAAAAATACCTTCAACTAAAGCCGGCAGACGCAAATTAATTACCTCCGTTGTCCCAATCGTCCAAGTTCCATATGGGAACCCGGTCTTTGGCTGTTTCTACTGCTTCCCTTCCCAGGCCGTGCAACGTGACCACATAAAAATATACAATACCCAAAACAAGGCTGGCCGCATGCATAACCACCAGAATCATGGGCACTGAATGATAGGAAACATTATCGCCGATGCGAATTAACCCTTGCAGCAAAGAAATGGTAGTATAATCGCCCATGGTCTCAGCAATTTTCAAAGCCGCGGAAACAGAAAGATATTCCATAAAAATGATCAGTAAAGGAATTAAGTGCCAGCCGAACTTTTTTGACATAATACCAGCCCTTTGCAACAAAATTAGACAAATCTACCTAATTTCATTATAATTCCTGTACACACCTGTGGCAACATGCAACCGATTAAAACCTATCAAAGTGGTATCCTTTGAACACCGAGTCTGATATCCTCCCCGCAATTGGGGCAGGAAACCAGGTGGATACAACGAGCCACATAACCATCATTGTTCACCATATGGAATAAATCATGCTCCTCGTAAGGACTGTACGGGCCAAGATAATTATCCAGACTGCCGCCGTCCTCCATAATTTCCGCACACCTGGGACAGCGTAGTGATAAGGTTGTTAATCCGTTGCAAACAGGACAGCCATACTCCATGAAACCAACTCCTCGATTATTTTAAATTTATCTTTCCTCCAAACCTGGAATTAGTTGCATAAATACGCGAACCACGGAGTACACAGCGCAGCCAAGCTGCAATCAAAATTTAAAAGACCAGAAACCCATGATAAAACTGAAAAAATGACGCAGAGATAAAAAAGAAAGGTACTCTCAGGCACTACTTAACGGTCTGAGAACACAGAGAAAAACATAAAACCAAGAAACAACATAAAAAAATCAACAAATCAAAATAAAAAGTAGTCGTTTTCGTTTCTATATAATAACGGCTTTTAATCAAGATGAGAGCCCATAAACTGATTGCTAAAATACCACATTCCTTTCGCTATACTGTGTGTTTTTTCTCTGTTTTCTCTGCGTCCTCTGCGGTGGCTATTTAAGCGTTTAGACAGAAAAAGGTATTTCAGTAAATTATGTAGAAAATAAATACCAGTAACTAACCGGCGGTGAAGTTATGGTGAATATTTTCAGAAACCTGGTCATCACTTTATTTACCGGCTTTTTAATCTTGCTTTATACCCCCCTTATCCAATATGCCGCTTCTCCACTTATCGTAAAGGACCCGCTCCAAAAAGCCGATGCCATAGTGGTGCTGAGTGGAGGCTGGAAAGCAAAAGGGGTACTCGGCACGAGTACCCTTGAACGTTATCAGTATGGCATTAAACTATTTCAGAAAAAATTTGCTCCAGTTATAATATTCTCCGGCGGTAATCTGCTTGGCAGGCCCGCGGAAGCCGATGCTATGGCAGATATGGCTTTATCGGCCGGCTTCCCTTACGAAGCTGTTATTTCTGAAAATGCCAGCGCATCAACCTATGAAAACGTTCTGTTTACAACAAAAATATTGCAGGAAAAGCGCCTCAAATCAATTATTTTGGTCACTTCACCATACCATACTTACCGGGCCAAAAAAATGTTTGAGGATAAGCAAGTCAAAGTAACCGCCGCCCCTGTTCCCAACGGCGAATTTGAGAAAGCCAATGGCCTGGAGCGGCTCAAACTCGCCAAAAACATCGTACTGGAATACGGTAAACTGCTGGTTTACGAAGTATTCAAAATATAGCGGTTAAATCGCCGACCGGTAGTTTTCGATTTTATGGGCATAAGTTGCGGCAATCTCTTCTGCGGTTTTATCATTGTTTGCCTCGCTTAGCACCCGGAACACCGGTTCCTCGTGGTCGGGCAGAATCAAGGCCCAGCCGTTTTTGTGATAAATTTTAATGCCATCTATCAACTCCACTTGCTCCCCTTTAATCTCTTCTATTAAACGGCGCATAACCGTGCCTTTGGCTCCCCACGGGCACTGCACCAACTGCTTATGCAGGTGCGGCTGCGGAATGGCCCGTAGTACTTCAGAAAGTTTTTTATTCTGCATGGCCAGAAACTCAATCAACTTGATACCCATATATACCCCGTCAAAATAAGGCTGAAAGAGACTGTCCTTGGTAACTTCCATCATGGCACGGGGGTTAGCCCTGGTACGAACTATTTCACCGTTATATTGTTCCGCAATGCGTTCAATAATCGAAGGCGCCGTTATGGGAACACCCAACATCCTGCTCTGCCCCGATTTAAAAACAATGTAGGTCCACAGGCACAGCAGATTCTCATCAGTGATAACCTGTCCGTCATCACTTATGAAGACAGCCAGATCGGCATTACTGTTCAGGTAAATGGCCAAATCCATACTATTTTGCAGGACCAGGGACGACAGACTTTCCGGAGAATAATCCTCGAAATGCACGGTTGTTAACCGGCAGCCCAGTTTTTCCAACACTTCCGGCAGGGAGCAGTTGGTGTTTTTACTGTCATAGGCCAGCAATACTTTGTACCGGCGTGCCCTGATCTGTTCTACCGCTACACTTTGCAACATTGTATCTATGTAACCGTCGCACAATCCGGTCATGTATCTTATTTCCCCTAACTGTCGGGGAATTGCCCGGCGGAAATCTTCCTGGTAAAAAGCATTTTCGATTTTCCGCTCAACATCCTTGCCGATATTGATGCCGTTTTCGTCCAGGATTTCTATAAGAATTTTATGGTTGGCAACGGGCGGGAGCATCCGGATATGCAATCCTCCTTTGGCCGCCAATTGCTTAACGGCAAACCTACTGACCGGCGTCCGGCAGATGCCGATATCATGCACTGTAATCCCTGCAGCCAGGAGACCGGCTTTAATGGCCTTCTTCATAACCTGTGAAGCCGAGTGATAATCTGACCCTACGACTACCCTGGTGTTCACCGGTATGGACGCCCCGTAAGCTAAAGCCAGTTTAACTGCCATATCCGGTGTAACCTCAACGTTAACAATACCGCTGATGCCGTTGTACGCAAACAGGTTACGTCTGTATACGTCACTCCAAATCAATGAAGTATTTACCACCGAGTTGTCTTCCACAATTTTTTCCGGCCATAATTTCACCTGGGGTTTAATCATGACCCTGTTACCCAGGAAACAATCGTCTCCAATCACTGCCCCTTCAAATACTGAGGTGTTGGACTGCACCCTGTTATGATGGCATACTACCGCGCCTCTGAGTTCCACATTTTGGTCAATATAATTGTAATCCCAAAGAATACTTCTTTTGATAGAAGCTTTATTCCTAATAGTATTATTGTTTCCGATTATGGTATACTCTCCCAGTTCCACATCCTGGTCTATATAACAGTTATCGCCTATATAAACTGGGCGCCCGGTAAATTTTACGCCAGGATGGATTTCCGTGTTTTCACCGATCCATAAACCATCTTCCACCATGCGCACTTTCAGCGGCACATTTACCAGACCGTCCAGCAAATCGAAATGAGTCTGCCGGTACTGTTCCAGACTTCCTATATCTGACCAGTAACCCGTGGCAATATACCCATAAAGTTCTCTGCCTTTTTCCATCAACAGCGGAAACAGGTCTTTACTGAAGTCAAAGAAAATATCTTTATCAAAGTAATTGAAAATTTCCGGCTCAATGACATAAATTCCTGTGTTTACCGTGTCACTGAATACTTCCCCCCAACTGGGTTTTTCCAGGAAGCGGATTATTTTCCCACTATCATCGCACATTACTACCCCGTATTCCAGAGGGTTTGCCACCTTAGCCAGGACCAGGGTGACGATGCCCTTTTTCTCTTTATGGTAAGCAACAGCTTTGGTCAAGTCATAATCAGTTATACCGTCGCCGCTGATAACCAAAAAGGTTTCGTCAAGAAATTCAGCGGCATTTCTCACGCTTCCTGCCGTTCCCAGCGGAATGGTCTCCTCAAAGTAATGCAATTGAACTCCGTATCGTAAACCATCGCCAAAATATTCTTTGATTTTATCCGGCAGGTATTGCAGTGTGACGGCTATCTCCGTAATCCCGTGCTTCCTTAGTAATTCGATGGCATACTCCATCACCGGCTTGTTCAGTACCGGCACCATCGGTTTTGGTTTGTTGCAGGTCAGCGGCCTCAGCCGCGAGCCCTGCCCCCCAGCCATAATAACAGCTTTCATGTCTCCCACCATCCCTTTCTTTTTTCTCCCTAAAGGCTAAGCAAAACAGAAGTAAAAGCTTTGGAAAAAACTCTTCAAGGGCTGTCAGCATGTTTTTTAAGAAATATAACCGGTGGCCCTGGCTAAACGGAGAATCTCATGGTAAACCTCCATAGTATCCCGGGCAATTATATCCCAATTATAAATTTTGGTAACCTTATCCCAGGCATTGTTGTCTAATCTTTTGGCCAGGGCTTCATCCTTCAACAGAGTTACTATATAGTGGGCCAGAGCCCGGAAATCACCGGGGTAAAATTTCAGTCCATCCACTTCATGTTCTATTACTTCACCTAGCCCGCCGGTTTCCGATACTATGACGGGCGTGTGCGCCGCCATTGCTTCCAGAGCAACAATGCCGAAAGGTTCGTAAAGGCTTGGAAAAACGGCCACATCAGCAGCGTGCAGGAGTTTATTCCGCGTATCGTCATCAGTGAAACCCGTAAAAAACACTTTACCGGCAACCCCCAGTTGGTCAGCCAGCCACTTGAGATGGTCACCGTACGGTCCTTTGCCGGAAATAATAAACTTGGCATTTGGATATTGATTTAACACAACAGGAACGGCTTCCAGCAATACCTGCACTCCTTTTTCCGGAACCAGTCGCCCCACGAAATAGACGATTTTTTCTTCCGGCAGAGCGTACTTGTTTCTAAAACCCGGCTCTATAATCGCTGGGGTTATATTGGCCACGTCTACGCCATTTGGAATTATCCTTATTTTATCCCCCGGCAACTGGAATATCTGCGCTATTTCGGCAGCCATGTACTTACTGCAGCATATTACCTTCCAGGCCTCGTAAGTCAACCCCCATTCCACATCGTTAATATACCTCTGCATATCATTGTGCAGGCCATGATTACGCCCATACTCAGTAGCATGCACCGTCGCCACCAGCGGGATATTAAATTCATGTTTCAAGGTCTTACCGGCATGGGCTACCAGCCAGTCATGGGCATGTATCAAGTCAAACTTGCCAACACTCTTTATAACCTGGGCCGCTTTTTCGGCCATGGCTTCGTTCATCTTAAAAACCCAGCGCAAAAAGTCTTCCTGTTCGCCGGGAATGTGGTCAAGCCTGTAAACGTGCACTCCTTCCACCACTTCGTAATCCTTGCAGCCCGGAACATGGCAAGTAATTACATGCACTTCCTGGCCGTGTCTGACCAAAGCCCTGGACAGATCGTAAACATGCCGCGCTAAACCGCCCACAGTTTTAGGCGGAAATTCCCAGGACAGCATAAAGATTCTGTCGTGTCGCAGGAATATATTTCTGGTGCGTAAAGGAAAGGGAATAATTTTTGAGCTGTGATGGGAATACATACGGTAGTCTATATTGCTGAAAATACTGTCTTGCGCTTCTAAGGCGCTGATTTCTTCTTCATTGAGGCGTTCTTCTTTGATGGCCCAGTAAAGACGGTTAAACTTCGCGATGTGGTCCCTGGTCCTTCTTACGGCGTAATCTACCGCTGTCTGCATTTTCATAATAAAGGCCCAGTCGCTGCTTTGAGCCAGCAGTAGTTCCCTCGCAGCCTGGTTTAAAGCCCGTTTATATAAGCCGCCCGCCTGCGGGAACATATTAGCGAGTTCCAGCATCCGCTCCTCGGCCTGGTGAAGATGCCTGTAAATCCAATCGTTGGCCGGGTCAAGCCAAACCTCGTTAAATCCCTTGTGTCCCCAACTGGACATGGGTAGCTTTGCCACCTGGTTGTTCGGGTATTTATTTAAGTATTCCCAGGGAGTAATTGTTTTGAAAGTGTCCTGGTCGTAACAAATTTTTCTCAGCAGAAAATCCAGCCACTGCGGACCTTCGTACCACCAATGGCCGAAAAGTTCCGCGTCATAGGGAGCAACTATGATAGGCTCACGGTCCATGTTCGCCGCCAGATGTTCAATTTGCTTTTCCCGGTTAAACATAAAATTTCCGGCGTGTTCAGCCGCTTTATCCCGGGCAATATCCGGCTGATAAGGCTCTTTGTAATTTGTTTTGCCGGTAATCCGGTAATATTTAATACCGGTATCTATGCGAATACGGTTTTGAAAAATATACGGGCCTATATAATCAATATCCAAGTCGTAGCCAACATCGCGGTAAAATTCCCGGTAATAAAAATCTCCCGGGTAACCCGTCTGCATATCCCAAACCTGTCGGGAGGTTTCCACATCGCGCCCGAAAGCCGCCACTCCGGCAGGAGTGTACAAAGGCGCATGTACCCCATAATATGGTCTGGGCGTGGCATAAAGCAGGCCATGGGTATCCACAAAGAAATACTTGATACCGAATTCCTTCAGAATCTCATCGACGCCGGGGTTAAAACCACATTCCGGCAGCCATATACCCCTTGGTCCTGTGCCAAATACAGAAACAAATAGGTCTACAGCTGTTTTAACCTGGGCCCGTACAGCCTGCTTGGTAAGCATAAGGGGCAGGTAACCATGGGTAGCACAGCTGGTAATGATTTCGACCTTGCCCGAATCCCTCAGTTGCTTAAACGCTTTAACCAAATCCATCCGATATTTGTCAACATAGGTTTTTCGGATGCCCTTAAATTTTTCCAGATACATTTGGGCAACCCTGTGATACTCAGGCTGCCCCTCTGTTCTTATTACTTCTTTCTCGGCCAGTTCAATCAGTTTATGCAAACGTTTTAAATACCGGTGCTGCAGCATAGGATCCGTCATCATACAAATTAACGGCGGTGAAAGAGATATGGTAATACGAAAATCAACATTATCCCTGATTAAGCCGTCAAAAACATCAATTAATGGTATGTATGATTCCGTAAGGGCTTCAAAAAACCAGTTTTCTTCCAGGTAGGTATCTTCTTCCAGATGCCTTACATAAGGTAAGTGGGCATGAAGAACCATTGCTAAATAACCTTTGGCCACGGGCATTTCCTCCTCCGGGTCATGGTACTGATTGCGCGTTAGATTCCAGGTTAACTTTTTTGAATAAATTATAGCTGCTCAATGTTTCTACCTTAACCAATTCTGACCTGTCAAGCAGGTCGGCCCAGACTAACCCGCTGCCGTCGGCCAGAGAATCTCTTGGCGTAGTCACAGTATTTGACCTTAATATAGTAATAAAGCGTCCATCGGGAGTAATAACTCCCAAATCCACACAATAAGAAGTATTCGCCTTCATATGATGCAGGTACCAGTTATCCGCCATTGCATGGATAGCTATATCAAAATAGCTGTGAGCATTTCTTCCGTTAAAGTTGATCCCTGTTACATCGTAGACCCGCATAATGAGCGGGACTTCTCCCCAGGAACAGTTATATTCCTCAGCCAGAACACTGCGCTGCTTTTCGGAAAATTCCCAGTAGGCAAATAAACAATAGGGGTCTCTTATTAGTAATACTAAGTGATTCTTGTTATAATTGTGCGGAAAATAACTGTCCGTGCTGTGTGAAAGCAAGTTCCTCTCCCCCTTCACCGTTAACCGCGTAAATATCCTTATGCCGCGGTACTCAAAGCATTTAGCTTACTTAGTAAAACTTTTCTCCTCTTAAGAAAATTTTCCTTCAGAAAAATGGTAAAAAATACTGTAATCACTAATAGTCATAATAGTGTGAAAATTACACGGGGCAGTCAACAACATCTCATGCGGTAGGCCCACGCTGATAATTTTATGCAGTAAGGGTGAAAAAAATCCGGTAAATCAAAAAACTGAAGAAAAAGACTGGCCGTAAATTTTTCTGACCTTGAATTATGTAAAAAAAAAGCATGCCTTGTGCGGCATACTTTCTGAAGGACTGTCCCTGCTTAAAAAACAAGGTTTTCAAGCTCAGGACCTGCAAGGCTGTTTTCATATATTTCACAAAACCCTGATAACGATGAAGATGTTTTCTTACACATTCCTTAGTCCATTTCAACCATAACTCCTTTATAAACCGGACATTCCGGAGCATGGTCTGCGCCCCTGTCTTTCAACAAGTTTGCCATCAGCAGATAAGCATATGCAGTTATTACCTGCTACAAGTTCAGAAACAGACTAAAGCTCATGTCACGATACCTTTGAATCATGGTTAAACGTCGGCTCCAATCTACGGTTTGTCCAATGCTTTGTTATTATATTGTAGCATGCCCCGGTAAAGCATGTCAATATTTGTCATAATTTCAACGCTGTCAACCGCTCACACAGGCGGTCTATTTCCCGGCTTTGCCCTTGAATAAGCGTTTCCGCCAACAACTGCAATACACGAAGGTTTGTATTGCTTGCATCATCCAGGTCATCATTGCCCTCGTCGAGCCTGGTCTGAAAACGATAGTACCTTTTCTGACCGTTTCTGTCTGGCAGCAACTGCTGCAACTGGTAGTCGATGGTGTCGCTTACTCCGTCAAAAACCACGTTCAGAATAGGCTGCGCCCACCGGAACAGGCCCCATCCCTTTACCTCTTCGTAGGGAAGCGGGCGGGTCAGCTCTCCAGTGCCCAGTGAAACCAGAACAAAGTCCTCGGCCCCGGGGAACATCCTGATAGCCTCCGCATAAGCACACAGGGCCGGGTTATTGGCAAATACGCCGCCATCAATCAATGCGTAATAGTCCAGCCCGTCATCGGTAATAATCTGTACCGGCTCGAAATAGGTCGGCGCTGCCGATGTAGCCCGGGCCACAGTTTTCATGGGAAAATCGTACTCCGGTTTCTCTTTGGCGTATCGGCTCTTAAAGAAAAAGGGTACCCTTCTTTCTATTTCATAACTGGGCACCAGCACCTCTGTCAGCGCATCCTTCAGCCTGGTCGTTCCGAAATACCGGTCAAGCACACTTTCTATACCGTCAGCCGGATACTTCTCCTCGACAATACTGCCCATAGCCCGGATGCGGTGCCATACGGACCGGGAAAAAATAACCGGCCCCTCGGTTTTATATAACCGGACCAGGTCTTCCGCCCGGTAAGCCGGCTGCCCCGTATCATCAGGTCTGGTCAGCCCCAGGGCCAAAATGCCGCCGGTAGATGTGCCGGCAATCAAATCGAACATCTGACATATGGGTTTACCGGTACGCTGTTCGATTTCAGCCAGAATCAGGGCCGGGATGATGCCCCGGATGCCCCCGCCGTCAATGGACAGGATTTTTATGGTTTTGGACATATCTCTCCTCCCACTAATTGTCGATTTCCATCAATGTCATTACCTTCTTCAACACCATGAGTGCAGCATCAAAAAAAGTAATGCCCCAGCCAGCTCCGACTTAAAATAAACCATTCCTTGCCTGTTTTATTACCTTTGAGTTGACGTTAAATAAAATACCTGATTCCGCCCCACAAAAAATCCAACGCGAGCCCCAGGAGAAATAGACCACACACCGCTATAATTCCCCGGTACACCCTGTTGC contains the following coding sequences:
- a CDS encoding sugar phosphate nucleotidyltransferase produces the protein MKAVIMAGGQGSRLRPLTCNKPKPMVPVLNKPVMEYAIELLRKHGITEIAVTLQYLPDKIKEYFGDGLRYGVQLHYFEETIPLGTAGSVRNAAEFLDETFLVISGDGITDYDLTKAVAYHKEKKGIVTLVLAKVANPLEYGVVMCDDSGKIIRFLEKPSWGEVFSDTVNTGIYVIEPEIFNYFDKDIFFDFSKDLFPLLMEKGRELYGYIATGYWSDIGSLEQYRQTHFDLLDGLVNVPLKVRMVEDGLWIGENTEIHPGVKFTGRPVYIGDNCYIDQDVELGEYTIIGNNNTIRNKASIKRSILWDYNYIDQNVELRGAVVCHHNRVQSNTSVFEGAVIGDDCFLGNRVMIKPQVKLWPEKIVEDNSVVNTSLIWSDVYRRNLFAYNGISGIVNVEVTPDMAVKLALAYGASIPVNTRVVVGSDYHSASQVMKKAIKAGLLAAGITVHDIGICRTPVSRFAVKQLAAKGGLHIRMLPPVANHKILIEILDENGINIGKDVERKIENAFYQEDFRRAIPRQLGEIRYMTGLCDGYIDTMLQSVAVEQIRARRYKVLLAYDSKNTNCSLPEVLEKLGCRLTTVHFEDYSPESLSSLVLQNSMDLAIYLNSNADLAVFISDDGQVITDENLLCLWTYIVFKSGQSRMLGVPITAPSIIERIAEQYNGEIVRTRANPRAMMEVTKDSLFQPYFDGVYMGIKLIEFLAMQNKKLSEVLRAIPQPHLHKQLVQCPWGAKGTVMRRLIEEIKGEQVELIDGIKIYHKNGWALILPDHEEPVFRVLSEANNDKTAEEIAATYAHKIENYRSAI
- the nagA gene encoding N-acetylglucosamine-6-phosphate deacetylase, with protein sequence MANTASAQQATVLYGNIVDPMDGVQEGFVSFAEGKITGRGPGFSPAGVAKSQVIAFADGFICPGFIDLHVHGGGGADFADGKEESFRTVAEFHASGGTTSLLATLVPLERGKLTECVKSLGGFIKKQDGYGACVLGVHLEGPFVNRAWKGALDDRFITEPDEQYFQTLNRMAAGSLRLITLAPEMAGAARVVREAASSGVLVFAGHTEADHMMLKQSMQWGVRGITHFYNAMAGFHHRKPGTVGGGLLLENLHLSIIPEIHHVDPLAFRLAYELKGPELITVITDCISAGGMKDGTYPLGSMEVVVENNTARLLTGALAGSAITMLEGIKYLVEQVRLTVEEAVGMASLNPARLLGLANKKGSLLPGFDADITVFDKKFRPLMTIVGGKIVYSA
- a CDS encoding YdcF family protein, with the translated sequence MVNIFRNLVITLFTGFLILLYTPLIQYAASPLIVKDPLQKADAIVVLSGGWKAKGVLGTSTLERYQYGIKLFQKKFAPVIIFSGGNLLGRPAEADAMADMALSAGFPYEAVISENASASTYENVLFTTKILQEKRLKSIILVTSPYHTYRAKKMFEDKQVKVTAAPVPNGEFEKANGLERLKLAKNIVLEYGKLLVYEVFKI
- the sfsA gene encoding DNA/RNA nuclease SfsA, with the translated sequence MRLPALVEGIFLQRTSRFSALVLVHEKKEKVYVPNSGRMQELLTAGGRVYLAESLKAERTTKYDLLLVDFHGTLVSVDSRVPNLIIMEALKKGNLPFWQGQELTDLKKEVTFGKSRFDFKVSVDAGRGRWEETFIEAKSVTLVKGNTAMFPDAPTERGSKHLQELVQAVRQGLRGMVIFVVQRPDAETFAPNAETDPVFAENLQLAAECGVELHAFRCVVQKTQIVLGREIPVLGG
- a CDS encoding diacylglycerol kinase family protein, whose amino-acid sequence is MREILRLMQALQYALEGLVYLVKEQKNTRLLMVIMALTLIICPLLGFSGFQTAVVFLAVTITAVAEIINTAIEITLDLICNGKFHPRVKIAKDTASCAVLFCVFASVVVFLIILAQNIFA